Genomic DNA from Hyperolius riggenbachi isolate aHypRig1 chromosome 10, aHypRig1.pri, whole genome shotgun sequence:
GCGCTGGTCCACAACCTAATATGTAAGTACCCAAACTTGAAATAATGTTCTCGACAGCAGGACAAGGGAGGAGGGGCCTTCCATGTGCAACAGGGGTACATCTAACATATAACGTTGGCTACCTCAGTTACGAGGATCTATAAGGCCTGCAATAATGGTATAATAAATGCTGTGGGAATTGTGGAAGGAAACTGTGTGGAAATAATTAATCTCAGTGCAGACCAGTTAACCCTCAGCATATTTTCCAACTACAGGGAGGACCTTTTTGGGCAGGTCACATGGACACAAGGATGGAGGAGGACTGGAGTCACATGACGGAGAGCATATTACACCTCACCCTGGAGGTCATCTCCCtgctgaccggagaggtgaggaggattctgggaggtcacatgacattacTCTTATCTGCGTTAAAAAAGCACACCGCTAGCCATGGATGTGAGAAGGATTCTGGGAAGCCACATGATGTCATTCTTCTCAGTATTAAAGCAAAAAaagtgaggaaactcacttcaggtttgatacttactTAAGTAGAgggtaggccaggcatgggcaaacttggccctccagctgttaaggaactacaagtcccacaatgcattgcaggagtctggcagccacagtcataactcataaagacaaatgcattgtgggacttgtagttccttaacagctggagtgccaagtttgTCCATGCCTGGGGTAGGCTCTGGATacatagagccttcctgatccTCGGTCTGTCCTGTTGTCCCTGTGCCATCACTGGTTAAAGCTATTTGACCTGCTAGCTCTGCAGTACTTATAGGGCAACCTTTGAAGCTACTGGCAtccctgagtacttccaaagatgagcaCATCTGTACTGCATGTGTGCAAGTCTGGACTCGCTTGCGTGCAATACAGATGTGCTTGTCTTTGAACTACTTGGGAGCACAAGTGATTCTGAAGGCTGCCCAAGAAGTACTTAAGACCTATTCAACCTAGCAGGTCAAAGGTGTGAGAACGATGGGACTGTTTGAGGAATGGGTGGGAAGGCTCTTTGGTATCCAGAgcgttccctctacttaggtatttATCACactttttactcacttcaggttcactttaataaagtcACCAGGAGGGtgcggaggattctgggaggtcacatgacatcactcatcTCTATTGATAAAACACACATCTGATCAGAGGGATAAGAAGGATCTAGGAGGTCATATGAAAGGGACACTAAGACCCACCCCTGGCACATCTTTAGTCACACCCCAGTTTTGTATGTGGCACACTCTATATACAGTCGCCTGGTGTCTAGtcatctccctcccctatacagttctctggtgtctagtgatccctcTCCCCCATCTCCCTCCACaatgtagcttccctggtgactcccccccccccctcctcggtATAGATTTCCTGGTGCCTAGTGCCCACCCCCTTCCCAATATAGACTCCCCCCCAATATAGCTTGCCTGGTGCCTAGtgcttccctggtgcctagtgctccCCTCAATATAAGCTTGCCTAGTGCTTCCCCCCTctttcccccatatggcttcactGGTAGTCTAttgctcccccctccccaataaaatttccctggtgcctagtgcttcttctctccccaatatagcttccctggtgtctagtggtgctcCCTCCTTCATATGGCTTCCTTTGTGGTttagggatcccccccccccataaagctcctcccctctctctccaaTTTACCTTACTCGATGACTAGTGGTTTTCCCCCCACTCCATATGGCTTATATGGTGGTCTAGGGCTTCCGCTGCTCCCCTAATAtatctttcctggtggtctagggcatccccccttcctctctactctactcCATagagcttccctggtgtctagtggttccctgGTGGTGCTAGTGCCAGCACAGTCTATGCAGTGTATCGAGTGCTGTAGTAGCAGTGCTCATCTCGTTATTGCGAGGATAGACACACATTGCTGGCGACCCAAGAAATTGAGAGAAGCACTGCTACAACTGCTCCTATACTCTGCATAAACTGAgctgggggagcacaggacaggGAGCGCACTGGGACACAAGGAAAAGGTGCCGCGGACCATGCCTCCCAATCCAGGGCTGTCCCAGGCAAATTGGGATGGTTGCGAGATATGCACACCGGACTGGAGGAGTGAGTAGGATTTTGGGAGGGTTATGTGAATTTATTGTTGATTTTTCTTTGCAGAGTTTTCCTCTGCTGAAGTCTGATGATTATGTAACCATCACAGTGCCCCCTGCACATTCCCTGAGATCTAAGAAACCAAACAAACAGAAGGTCCTGGAAGTCATTAGGAAGATGAtaaagctgctgacaggagaggtgagcagtgctgggaattatgggacattatccagtaaaacTAAAGGGGCATGTCTCTATGGTGACTATCAATGTGTGTGATAGGTTCCTATAAGGTCTCTGGATGTCGCCATCTATTTTGCCATGGAGGAATGGCAGTAtgtagaaggacacaaggacctctatCATGACGTCATGATGGAGAATTGGCCGCTCCTGACATCTacaggtaagaggagactttcatttcttgctactgtactcacccaacattttgagataagaaagagggacacctttaAGGGACTGCCCTGCCATACCTTCAGTCCCATTCCCCCCACACCCCTAATTGTGCATACCATAAAGACATTATCAGACCAAAGATGTATTTTCATTATTCAAACCACACCGATCCACTATTTCTTTACTACTATTCTTATGTATTAAAATTAATATAAGCTTTACTCGATGTACAGGATGGGACTGAAGTTTACAATAACATATTCattgtagagaaatacatatatttaaagaGTACTTGAGGTTAACTTTCTTAATGAGATCATATGGGGGGTAGGGGTATCCCAGGGTTAAATATGTACCTATCCTGATGTCTTCGGGCACAGATGacgctccatccccctcctcgggTCTGCGGCAGCCATGTTTCCGAAGACTGTAAAAAGTCTTTGTAAACCTCTGTGTGCGGGACTGTGGCCCgcccccagctcggcagccacCAATCAGGACAAGGTTGCTGAGCTTAGGGTGGGCCATGGCCACCATTGCACATAGAAAgaacagggacacacaaccagggccgactcctcagtttatgtaacCATTAACTCCAACACCAAAAATTCCTCTGACTTCTTGACTTCAACTACACAGCCCTGCACTCAAGAGGAGCCACGGAGGAAGGTATATGCCTCACAGAAAGTGCTGCACAGAATATTGGGGCTGTATGGTGGGCTGTACAGGTAGGGGTACTCACACTGAGGGAGAGGTAACAAATACAAAGGGAACATCTCCACTTACTAAGCACGTGTACAATTGCACCATATTGCTGTTCTGTGCAACATTTGTCACTTTgtacaaaaaaattatacaaaatgcACAGGTAGTGCGCACAATTATCTTTGATTGTCTTTCTGTTGATGACTACAGCATAAACACATTTCAGATTTCACAGTCTCTTTTTCTTTCCTATTCTGCAGACATGTCACACAGAGGTGATGAGAAACTTTGGTCTTCTGAAGGTGACAAATTTCAGATGCATCAGAAAGAGCCCACTGGGGAGCTGGGCTTCTCTAGCTCAGAATGTGGGAAACCTTTTTCACCTCCCGGTTGTGGGAAATCCTCATCGTCCAAACCAGGTCCTACTGAGCACCCCAAAGATCACCCCGTCACAAAGTCCTTTTTatgtgagtgtgggaaatcattccaaaaaaaatcaaaacttgtGACACACCAGAGagttcacactggtgaaaagccgtattcatgttcagagtgtgagcAATGCTTCAGTGAGAAAGGAAACCTTCTAAGGCACCAGCGGAACCACAGAGGGGTGCGACCTTAttcatgtttagagtgtggaaaatgtttctcACAGAAATATGACCTCCTCATGCACCAAAGacgtcacactggagagaagccttatTTCTGTTCCGAATGTGGGAAATCATTTGCGTCAAAAGCAGAGCAACGCAGCCACCAAAGAGTTCACACTGGTCTTGTACATCAGATagttcacactggtgaaaagccattctcatgttcagagtgtgggaagacaTTTCCAGCGCCTTCGCAACTTGTCAGACACCAGAGAACTCACGCGAGTACAAATCTGTTTTCCTGCTCCGTGTGTGGGAAAACGTTTTCAGACAAAGCAAGCCTTGTTGAACATGTGCAGACGGAAACGCGTCGattttcctgttcagagtgtgggaaatccttCTTAACTAGTTTAAAACGGGATAAACACTGGAGAGttcacacaggagaaaagccattttcatgctcagagtgtgggctATGTTTCTCAGAGCAGGGAAACCTTCTCAGGCACCAGAGACGTAAACATAGCGATCATCCAGAGTAGTTGCCAGATTGCCATTGGAGTGTCCTTGTCTAGGGATACATCAAAAGACACACATGCGCAATTAATGCAAACTGTGTACTGATTCTGTGCAAACATACGcagtttggaaatggaccaatcagatgcaGCGGTGTTGACATCATTACCCTCCCCGTCCCTGACAACAATAAATAACAAAACATTCGGACACATAATGCATGAGCCAATGATAAGCCAGAATAAATGGTGACTCTTGTGacatttttgttacttttttgttGAATGACTTCCAGTGTTATTTGGGGGATTATTTCTTATAAAggttttgcctgggtcatatcagattgtAGTGTTGCTGATAGGTTTGTGGCTTCAGTCATGCACACCTTCAGTCAGAACTTTTTAAATTACCACAAGACCGCTTGAATTGCTTTCACAGAGTTCTGTCAGTGGATGTAACTTCAGGTGCAGTCAGTAATCCTCACTAGGGTTTGATATGATCCAGGTTGAGGGCTGCCTATGTAATGATAAAAAAGTGTTCTGATTTACTAAAAGATCTGTAAACATCCCATTATTAGTGATGCAGTAAGCCTTGTCtgctattaaaggaccactacgcaaaaatgtgtattatttaaaatacatgtgtattagTTGTACATGTGTCCCAGAGTAACGACACCatcaatttgttttgtttttttgtcctatGTAGCTTTCATTTATAAAATCCAGTATAAAGCTGACTGatcctgacagattttggactagctcatctcctcatggtttAAAAATCCTTTTCAAAAGCTCTCCCCGGAATGGACGTTTACAATGGTGCTGAGAAAGCCTGTCTCCTCCTGTGCTCACTATTCTGCCAGTTGGAATGTACCGCTGCCATCCATGTAGTGCTTTTGAAATGTAAATTAATCCCTGAGAATCTCTTTAAGGAAATTGTTTAGTCTAAAATCTATGGATTGCAAGAATATGCAGGTAAAAGGAGTGCTCCAGAAACCAAATGCAAAAAAATAGACTTTTATGTTTAATATTATTAAatgcaaaaatacataaatattttcTTCAGTAGTGATAAACCTATCCATGCAATAAGGATAATAAGCAACTTAGGCCCATTAAAGCTTGAAATTATATAAAACTTTATATATTATAACTGTGTTTTCTTAGGTGACCGTGCCGACTTGTTTCGCGTTTAGTGACCCTTCTTTGGgctgtataaatacaatgtatatctaaaaataaatacacaatctttaaaatatttttacattCTGATCAAAAATGACCTAAACTGGAACTGATGGAAAAATAGAGTTGATGAAAAACACAGTGTAATAAAACAAAGAATGAGACAGAACGAACCAAAGCCACTCTTAAAGGGTGATGAAAGGAATGAAAAGATAGTGCCACACAATAGTAAAAGTATAAAGCATAAGCAACTAAAGGCAGAAATACAATTAAACAGGGTACCAGAATATATCCATAGGATATATCTGGACAGAATGAAGCCAGGAAAAGCCACCTAGGAACATAAAAACGTACTATAAGGCTGgatttacagtgggacgttacaggccacgttagagcagcctgtaacgcaccccaccacacagcaatgcaaaatcaatgggctgttcacagtgcccacgttgcgttacattgtaacgctgcgccaccagacaacgtactgcatgcagtactttacacgcggcagagccgcgttagactgcttgcacatgctcagtaatgttggggaggagcggagagcggccgggcacatggctaattaatattcaactgcactcagtgacgtgcagtgtttacttcatggagcggccgctctgtgcggcgattggccgggcgggaccacgtgatgctgcatgcgtccaagagtacgcatcacggcatcacggacgccagagtgagctgcacaacgcggctcacatccgacgtccacaccagagagcaccaggcgttgcgttagggggcacgttatgcgaccataacgtcccttaaaacgcaacgtcctggtgtgaaactagcctaaaaaACCCTCAGGTACCAATCAATGGCTGATTCACAGCCAAAGTACCTAGACAGTCCAATAGTTTCTACTAACCAAACTTCAGTCCAAAATCTGTCCAAAATTCAGATATGTCCTAGTGCATTTCACTCTTCTGACAAATGTACAATGAATACACAGGTACTCTATAAACATACAATAGTGTAGTGGACCACAATAGTATTTTTTTAAGTGGTGGAGTTGCTACTGTCCACTTGGTCATATCAGATCAAAGTGAGGTGTGATGAGATGTTTGTGAATTAATGGCTGCATGAAGTTGCAACTAGAGGAAGACCCGGGTTACAACGTTTAGCCAcacatcctgaacaagcatgcagatcaggcgctctgacaagcctcatgcttgtttcatggttgtgactcagcaagactgccaggcaacaggtattgtttgaaaggaaataaacatggcagccccgATATGACTCCCacattgggtacactttaaaggggaacatgGGTCAcgtcaattactgaatctgagagagcctaagcgctttgagtcctatgggagaaaagcgctatagaaatgttaatgTTGCAGGCGCCCGACCCTGGGGAAATCTCTACTCCGGCACAAcacacgacctgatgaagcggtttgaaccgcgaaatgcgttgtcatTTTAAGTGCCCTATTAAAGCATTAATTTCTTACATATTGGGGGTGACTACTTATTAAGGTAGGATCATTCcatatttttttaacaataatttGTTGAAACTATCATATTCACCACTGGTGTATATATCGATAGCAACCATTACTTATCTATTGGTTTATCGTTATATATCTtctgtattttttattatatatgttCTTTTATATTTACCCATTGGTTCACAAGCCACTGCATGAGTACCCTCCAGGGCATCCTCCTATCCTCCCGttttatagaaatgttattgtattgtattgtatatagtgaGAGGTGTGTGAAATACTGGCTGTGTGACTGCAGTTGCTGtctctgcagctagagggcagtcGTGATCATATAAGACCATTGTAATGAGTTAGTTGCTCGCAAATGCAGATAGAGGGGGGCCTGAGTCATATCAAATCATAGTAAGGATACTGAGAGTTGTGTGTGTTAATGGCTGTGTGGTTGGAAGTTCATGATATGCAGGCATAGAGTAGTCTGGGTCATATCTTATCATGGTAAAGTTTGTCAAAGTGTGCAAAATAATCACTGACTGAATTCAATTGTTTCACTTGTGGCATCAGCAGTgagagggcagcctgggtcatatcattaTTAGGGGTGGCAAGAATTGAGTGTGAATTAGTAGCTATGCGATAGCAGTTTTACACTTTGCACTTAGAAGGTAGCCTGACTCATATCAGATTATAATCAGGGGGTTGCTGCAAGGTGACTGGAATAGCGGCTGTATGATTGCAGTTTCAGGATCTGCATTTAGAGAGCAATATAGGGTCACTTGAGTCATATTAGATTATAGTTTGTGGGTTGCTGCAAGGTGCCTGTAATAGCATACCTATGAATATgccaccgggagatttgggcgcaggataaagccaatatacggctgatcctgctcctgcacaacgcccggtggcgttaattactattccccctccaggccgccattgaTAGTGGGGAGTGATGTAATACGgctaaattactcactgagcaccgatAGCCGTAATTCCTTTTACAGCCtacggtggcgccagctgcgcccaaatctcctgcgctgttttaacaTCGCTCGCTGGAATAGTGGCTGTATGATTGCGGTTTCGGGATCTGTAGTCAGAGGACAATATAGGGTAGTCTGATATAGAAGCTAGCCTGAATTATATCAGATTATAGTCAGGGGGGTGCTGCAAGGTGCCTGGAATAGTGGCTGTATGACTGCAGTTCCAGGATCTgcagtaaggctaggttcacacttggtACGTTAACTTATCCGTGGCTGTGTTTTTCAACCCGGATCAAAAACAGAGCCatggatactaatgttgaaaatagaaGCCAGcttcactcaaaaaaaaaaaaaacggatccgtctgcgttcagGGGGATCCGTTTTAAAAACGTGTACGGGCAGTCCAGATTTGCTGCATTGTCTCGGACCGTAATTGGTCCcgcatagagatggcccgaactgttcgccggcgaacttccatggttcgcgatcgcggagaaccgcaaacttttgtggGAATTTGGTTCGCCCccgtagtgcatcattagggtcaactttgaccctctgcatcacagtcagcaggcacattgtagccaatcaggctacactccctcctggagccccaccccccattataaaacgcaggcagcgtcaggcagtggactcactcgtgtgcctgcagtaattagagaagggagagctgctgcacactcacatagggaaagcttaggctcttgtaggcttgttagcttgctccttgctgattcttattgctaaaaaagcaccccacaacagctcttttgagagctgttcttgtgttctattttttttttattttttttgtggcccacttgcattatatacagccctgtcagtcagtcgcagctggcctttggcaccttagttcctactgtgccactaccaggcccagcacattcagtgactgcctgtgtgtgtgacaggcagctgcacatttgtaatcccaatcactgcacctgttcgctgttcagtgcacctacctacctatatcattacctacgtgagcgcacgcattgttaataccaccagtcattgcacctgtcattacagtccgtgtgtgtgtgtgtgacaggcagctgcacatttgtaatcccaatcactgcacctgttcactgtttagtgcacctacctacctatacctacgtgagcgcacgcatttttaataccaccagtcattgcacctgtttagggtacctttgtgtgtgtgtgacaggcagcttcacatttgtaataccagtcactgcaacctgttcactgcacctgtgtaaccgcacattgttgtaccagcagtcacagcatacctgttcactgcacctgtgtaaccgtacattgtattagtcaagtcagtgcatacctttcacttcaccccccccccccccaatatggacaaaacaaaaggcagaggcaggctacCTGGCAGGTCTAATTACTTGCACAAAAAAGTACAGCGCTCAACATTCCACGATCTCAACAATATTAATATTCCTCACGGAGTCCAGCACATAACCTGGAGTTAAACTCCTTGAACCAGCATAGATCTTATACAATTGTCCCAATGTTGCCAAACTCTACAGACACTTCAGTCTGCACAGTGGCAATAGTTCATAAAGTCCACACAAACCACTCGATTCCAAAGTCAGCTTAACTTTCTTCACACATATAAGATGCCAGAACACTCTTACCAACAGAAATGGCTGATTGATTGACAGATCAGCAGAAACGGTTTTGGATGATGTGATATGATTCCCCTCTCACACGGTATCCGCTCCTCCTGTATATCACTCAGAGACAGGGATACaacaacatagcgtaatcctgtttGCACAACCCCATGCAGTCACCTTCAGTGCTCAGTGTGTCAATCCCCACACCACAGTGGTAAAATAGACAGAGTGTAACGCTCACCAGCTGCTATGGCTGATCCAATGCTGACCAGCTGTATTCGCTTGTCTGGGCTCTCAGCCTTTAGTTCAATGCTGCACCTTAGACTCAAAAGACAGGCCAGCCATAGCGTAATGCCGTTTAATATTACAAAGAGTAAAAcagtattgcactcacatgtaGTTTAAAACAATGCACATATTCAAAAAGAAGGATGTCCTCTCTGCCGCCGTTCAACCAGCGTCTCCGCACACCGCGCCTGAGACCccaccctaccggtttcgtcatcaatgactcatcaggggcatctccagtcacagaaatgcagtgaaagatatgcactcactgactggtataatgaaatgtgcagtcacacagatgcagtgaaagggatGCACTGACCGTGCTGggcttgccacagtatagcaagggccagctgcaacagacagggctgtatatatacacacacacacacacactctcccttcttccctctctttctctccccctctcccttccAAAGTatagagggcagcattgcaggcagtgacacGGAGAGCGGAGGAagagaaggtaagctccccgctcTACAGTTTAACAAGTTTTGCTATACCCCCCAGCATGGcagctgcctctccccccccacGGGCTGAGCATATGTTACCACTGACTGAAAATGTATGCTgcaaaaaagacatttttaggaaaaaaatgggggggggggggggctagtctTAGAGGACCTTATTGGGTAGCCT
This window encodes:
- the LOC137534821 gene encoding zinc finger protein OZF-like isoform X2, whose amino-acid sequence is MGGPFWAGHMDTRMEEDWSHMTESILHLTLEVISLLTGESFPLLKSDDYVTITVPPAHSLRSKKPNKQKVLEVIRKMIKLLTGEVPIRSLDVAIYFAMEEWQYVEGHKDLYHDVMMENWPLLTSTDMSHRGDEKLWSSEGDKFQMHQKEPTGELGFSSSECGKPFSPPGCGKSSSSKPGPTEHPKDHPVTKSFLCECGKSFQKKSKLVTHQRVHTGEKPYSCSECEQCFSEKGNLLRHQRNHRGVRPYSCLECGKCFSQKYDLLMHQRRHTGEKPYFCSECGKSFASKAEQRSHQRVHTGLVHQIVHTGEKPFSCSECGKTFPAPSQLVRHQRTHASTNLFSCSVCGKTFSDKASLVEHVQTETRRFSCSECGKSFLTSLKRDKHWRVHTGEKPFSCSECGLCFSEQGNLLRHQRRKHSDHPE
- the LOC137534821 gene encoding zinc finger protein OZF-like isoform X1, which encodes METSLHMTAPLCSNQGGPFWAGHMDTRMEEDWSHMTESILHLTLEVISLLTGESFPLLKSDDYVTITVPPAHSLRSKKPNKQKVLEVIRKMIKLLTGEVPIRSLDVAIYFAMEEWQYVEGHKDLYHDVMMENWPLLTSTDMSHRGDEKLWSSEGDKFQMHQKEPTGELGFSSSECGKPFSPPGCGKSSSSKPGPTEHPKDHPVTKSFLCECGKSFQKKSKLVTHQRVHTGEKPYSCSECEQCFSEKGNLLRHQRNHRGVRPYSCLECGKCFSQKYDLLMHQRRHTGEKPYFCSECGKSFASKAEQRSHQRVHTGLVHQIVHTGEKPFSCSECGKTFPAPSQLVRHQRTHASTNLFSCSVCGKTFSDKASLVEHVQTETRRFSCSECGKSFLTSLKRDKHWRVHTGEKPFSCSECGLCFSEQGNLLRHQRRKHSDHPE
- the LOC137534821 gene encoding zinc finger protein OZF-like isoform X3; translation: MDTRMEEDWSHMTESILHLTLEVISLLTGESFPLLKSDDYVTITVPPAHSLRSKKPNKQKVLEVIRKMIKLLTGEVPIRSLDVAIYFAMEEWQYVEGHKDLYHDVMMENWPLLTSTDMSHRGDEKLWSSEGDKFQMHQKEPTGELGFSSSECGKPFSPPGCGKSSSSKPGPTEHPKDHPVTKSFLCECGKSFQKKSKLVTHQRVHTGEKPYSCSECEQCFSEKGNLLRHQRNHRGVRPYSCLECGKCFSQKYDLLMHQRRHTGEKPYFCSECGKSFASKAEQRSHQRVHTGLVHQIVHTGEKPFSCSECGKTFPAPSQLVRHQRTHASTNLFSCSVCGKTFSDKASLVEHVQTETRRFSCSECGKSFLTSLKRDKHWRVHTGEKPFSCSECGLCFSEQGNLLRHQRRKHSDHPE